From a single Fusobacterium sp. IOR10 genomic region:
- the fsa gene encoding fructose-6-phosphate aldolase — MKIFIDTANIEEIKIANDMGVICGVTTNPSLIAKEGRDFKQVIKEITEIVDGPISAEVISLEHDKMVEEAIPLSKIHKNVVIKLPMTIEGLKACKILTKMGIKTNVTLIFTATQALLAARAGATYVSPFLGRLDDIGENSLDLIEDIATIFRVHNIKSEIIGASIRNPWHVKEIAKRGAHIGTIPYSIIIAMTKHELTNRGIERFLKDWEGLKK, encoded by the coding sequence ATGAAAATATTTATAGACACAGCTAATATAGAAGAAATAAAAATTGCAAATGATATGGGAGTAATTTGTGGTGTTACAACAAATCCTAGTTTAATTGCAAAGGAAGGAAGAGATTTTAAACAAGTGATAAAAGAAATAACAGAGATAGTAGATGGACCAATAAGTGCAGAGGTTATTTCCTTAGAACATGATAAAATGGTAGAAGAAGCAATCCCCCTTTCAAAGATTCATAAAAATGTAGTAATAAAACTTCCAATGACAATTGAAGGTTTAAAGGCTTGTAAAATATTAACTAAAATGGGAATAAAAACCAATGTTACTTTAATATTTACAGCAACTCAAGCACTTCTTGCTGCTAGGGCAGGGGCTACCTATGTAAGTCCTTTTTTAGGAAGATTAGATGATATTGGGGAAAATAGTTTAGATTTAATAGAAGATATTGCCACAATATTTAGGGTTCATAATATTAAAAGTGAAATAATAGGAGCAAGTATAAGAAATCCTTGGCATGTGAAGGAAATAGCTAAAAGAGGAGCTCATATAGGAACAATTCCTTATTCAATAATAATTGCTATGACAAAACATGAATTAACTAATAGGGGAATTGAAAGATTTTTAAAGGATTGGGAAGGACTAAAAAAATAA